A window of Salvelinus alpinus chromosome 31, SLU_Salpinus.1, whole genome shotgun sequence contains these coding sequences:
- the LOC139561026 gene encoding thioredoxin domain-containing protein 2-like yields the protein MPLNCGLNLNYKPTAHRVLPSLRSDRRPEVNTPKPKQKHKSKTEVNTPKPKQKHKSKTEVNTPKPKQKHKSKTEVNTPKPKQKQKSKTEVNTPKPKQKQKSKTEVNTPKPKQKQKSKTEVNTPKPKQKHKSKTEVNTPKPKQKQKSKTEVNTPKPKQKHKSKTEVNTPKPKQKQKSKTEVNTPKPKQKQKSKTEVNTPKPKQKQKSKTEVNTPKPKQKQKSKTEVNTPKPKQKHKSKTVL from the exons ATGCCTTTGAACTGTGGTTTAAATT TAAACTACAAGCCAACCGCTCACCGTGTCTTGCCATCCTTGCGTTCTGACCGACGCCCAGAGGTGAACACACCCAAACCAAAGCAGAAACATAAGAGTAAAACAGAGGTGAACACACCCAAACCAAAGCAGAAACATAAGAGTAAAACAGAGGTGAACACACCCAAACCAAAGCAGAAACATAAGAGTAAAACAGAGGTGAACACACCCAAACCAAAGCAGAAACAGAAGAGTAAAACAGAGGTGAACACACCCAAACCAAAGCAGAAACAGAAGAGTAAAACAGAGGTGAACACACCCAAACCAAAGCAGAAACAGAAGAGTAAAACAGAGGTGAACACACCCAAACCAAAGCAGAAACATAAGAGTAAAACAGAGGTGAACACACCCAAACCAAAGCAGAAACAGAAGAGTAAAACAGAGGTGAACACACCCAAACCAAAGCAGAAACATAAGAGTAAAACAGAGGTGAACACACCCAAACCAAAGCAGAAACAGAAGAGTAAAACAGAGGTGAACACACCCAAACCAAAGCAGAAACAGAAGAGTAAAACAGAGGTGAACACACCCAAACCAAAGCAGAAACAGAAGAGTAAAACAGAGGTGAACACACCCAAACCAAAGCAGAAACAGAAGAGTAAAACAGAGGTGAACACACCCAAACCAAAGCAGAAACATAAGAGTAAAACAGTCCTTTAG